A genomic region of Glycine max cultivar Williams 82 chromosome 15, Glycine_max_v4.0, whole genome shotgun sequence contains the following coding sequences:
- the LOC100795038 gene encoding glutelin type-A 1-like, whose amino-acid sequence MDIDLSPQLPKKVYGANGGSYYAWSPSDLPMLHQGNIGAAKLALNKNAFALPRYSDSSKVAYVLQGSGVAGIVLPESEEKVVAIKKGDALALPFGVVTWWYNKEETELVVLFLGDTSKAHKAGEFTDFFLTGSNGIFTGFSTEFVGRAWDLEESHVKTLVGKQPAKGIVQLEGNISLPDPKPEHRNGMALNCEEAPLDVDIKGGGRVVVLNTKNLPLVGEVGLGADLVRLDGRAMCSPGFSCDSALQVTYIVRGSGRVQVVGVDGRRVLETTVKAGNLFIVPRFFVVSKIADPDGLEWFSIITTPNPIFTHLAGSSSVWKALSPSVLQAAFNVDPEVEQLFRSKRTADAIFFPPPN is encoded by the exons ATGGACATTGATCTTTCTCCTCAGTTGCCCAAGAAAGTTTACGGTGCCAATGGTGGCTCCTACTACGCATGGTCCCCCTCCGACCTTCCCATGCTCCACCAAGGCAACATTGGTGCCGCTAAGCTTGCTCTCAACAAAAACGCCTTTGCTCTTCCTCGTTACTCTGACTCTTCCAAAGTCGCTTATGTTCTTCAAG GTAGTGGAGTGGCTGGAATAGTGTTGCCTGAATCAGAAGAGAAGGTTGTTGCAATAAAGAAGGGTGATGCCTTGGCACTCCCCTTTGGTGTTGTGACCTGGTGGTATAACAAGGAAGAAACTGAGTTGGTTGTTCTGTTCCTTGGGGACACTTCCAAGGCTCACAAGGCTGGTGAATTCACTGACTTTTTTCTGACTGGTTCCAATGGAATCTTCACTGGCTTTTCCACCGAGTTTGTGGGCAGGGCTTGGGACTTGGAAGAGAGTCATGTCAAGACCCTTGTTGGAAAACAACCAGCCAAAGGGATTGTGCAGCTGGAAGGAAACATCAGCCTTCCCGACCCTAAACCGGAGCACCGAAATGGCATGGCCTTGAACTGTGAAGAGGCTCCATTGGATGTTGACATCAAGGGTGGTGGAAGGGTTGTGGTGTTGAACACCAAGAATCTTCCCTTGGTTGGCGAGGTTGGACTAGGGGCTGATCTTGTGAGGCTGGATGGAAGAGCCATGTGTTCGCCTGGATTCTCTTGTGATTCTGCTTTGCAGGTTACTTATATTGTCAGGGGTAGTGGCCGGGTTCAGGTTGTTGGTGTTGACGGCCGTAGGGTTTTGGAGACAACCGTGAAAGCTGGTAATTTGTTCATTGTGCCAAGGTTTTTTGTGGTGTCCAAGATTGCTGATCCTGATGGACTGGAGTGGTTCTCTATCATCACTACCCCTAA TCCTATATTTACCCACTTGGCAGGAAGTTCTTCCGTGTGGAAGGCTTTATCACCTTCGGTTTTGCAAGCTGCTTTCAATGTAGATCCAGAAGTTGAGCAACTGTTCCGTTCAAAGAGGACTGCCGATGCCATTTTCTTCCCTCCACCAAACTAG